A single region of the Prochlorococcus marinus str. MIT 0917 genome encodes:
- the smc gene encoding chromosome segregation protein SMC, protein MVHINHVDLSHFKSFGGSMSIPLEEGFTVVTGPNGSGKSNILDGVLFCLGLANSRGMRADRLPDLVNSGVLKAGKSSETKVTVKFDLTDWVPDDAEEGIDHTEDGPWIKPDQKEWTVSRRLKVMPGGSYASTYSADGETCNLQQLQTQLRRLRIDPEGSNVVMQGDVTRIVSMSNKDRRGLIDELAGVALFDTRIDQTRSKLDDVYERQERCRIVEQELILSKQRLQKDCEKASLYKDLKNQLLIGRQQELVLSYENVKKGLEKLDIDHKELIKKEKIDADKLLNNENELKKSIEKLDILQKNVKELGEDQLLEVQGKLAGIESQHRELERQGLNHKNEGEKLQESRNNLLQKKKDYQTDLQSKLNEINPKDLEEAELRCKEAEAWVESSRRKLSDVAGRSGAWIEKHQKARDDLNKIRLELDPKRLEKQNIEESLLQLNVILKELETDQKADESSNDKVHIEINNLNKQWDSILDLISIKKEEFQLLVSEKGIQERTKYRLEKEQLKLQNDIARLESRKEIISESRGTNAITLLLESGIEGIHGPVANLGEVEDRYRIALEVAAGARLAQVVVDNDRIAAISIDLLKRKRAGRLTFLPLNKILKNSQNRSDVFQRSVQTNINKNTGLIGKAIDLVKFDSIYKDVFLYVFGETIVFSDLSSARDQIGMKRAVTLEGELLEKSGAMTGGSLNNRALGLSFGRVKDNDDCDLLKHRLLEVGETLANCQNNENQLIHKLDNLRTQLSTLEQKKAALDAERVTSERSNSPLLERQSNRSKRIDDLQKSKKEKLFQLESINSIIKPLELVLLEIEKEDKTIDKSSDSSVWSKLQNDLEDADKNLLAFRNKRDEISNKQSQNKLAIDRLNDQEASLISEEKRLKDSIDTLASAHIAWREQSKLLNNNQQDLINQQKDLETRFGEQRRERDCVEADVAKKRLNLQEMKWSLQRLREDQKNMKEEMRMETIRCTELEKNLPNPIPVISDEIRDSGLDALLSRLEVLQKRMEALEPVNMLALEELAKLDERLNELENRLQVLTDERSELLLRIETVATLRQEAFMEAFQAVDIHFRDIFASLSEGDGHLQLENPDEPLEGGLTLVAHPKGKPVRRLAAMSGGEKSLTALSFLFALQRFRPSPFYALDEVDSFLDGVNVERLAALIAQQAEQAQFLVVSHRRPMIGASMRTIGVTQARGNHTQVVGLPIAA, encoded by the coding sequence TTGGTCCATATCAATCACGTAGATTTGTCTCATTTCAAGTCCTTCGGTGGGTCGATGTCGATTCCATTGGAAGAGGGTTTTACAGTTGTAACGGGTCCGAATGGTTCAGGTAAAAGCAATATTCTTGATGGAGTTTTGTTTTGTTTAGGCCTTGCAAATAGTCGAGGTATGAGAGCGGATAGATTGCCTGACTTGGTTAACAGTGGCGTATTAAAAGCTGGTAAATCTTCGGAAACTAAAGTAACAGTAAAATTTGATCTTACTGATTGGGTGCCTGATGATGCCGAAGAAGGTATAGATCATACTGAGGATGGACCTTGGATTAAGCCTGATCAAAAAGAATGGACAGTATCAAGAAGATTAAAAGTTATGCCAGGAGGGTCATATGCTTCCACTTACAGCGCTGATGGTGAGACTTGTAACTTACAGCAATTACAAACCCAATTAAGGCGTCTACGGATCGATCCTGAAGGGAGCAATGTTGTTATGCAGGGAGATGTTACTCGAATTGTTTCCATGAGTAATAAAGATCGTAGGGGTCTGATAGACGAACTTGCTGGTGTTGCACTATTTGATACTCGTATTGATCAAACTCGTTCAAAGTTGGATGATGTTTATGAACGGCAGGAACGTTGTCGGATTGTTGAACAAGAATTGATTCTTTCCAAACAGCGGTTGCAAAAAGATTGTGAGAAAGCAAGTTTATATAAAGATCTAAAAAACCAATTATTAATTGGCAGACAGCAAGAATTAGTTTTATCTTATGAAAATGTAAAAAAGGGATTGGAAAAATTAGATATAGATCATAAAGAATTGATTAAAAAAGAAAAAATAGATGCAGATAAGTTACTGAATAATGAAAATGAGTTGAAAAAATCTATAGAAAAATTAGATATTTTACAAAAAAATGTTAAAGAACTTGGTGAAGATCAATTACTTGAAGTTCAAGGTAAGCTAGCAGGAATTGAATCTCAACATAGAGAGCTAGAAAGACAAGGACTTAATCATAAGAATGAAGGAGAAAAATTACAGGAATCTAGAAATAATCTTCTTCAGAAAAAGAAAGATTATCAAACTGATTTACAAAGTAAATTGAATGAGATCAATCCTAAAGATCTAGAAGAAGCTGAATTAAGATGCAAAGAAGCTGAGGCTTGGGTTGAATCTTCTAGAAGGAAGCTTTCAGATGTAGCAGGTCGTTCTGGTGCATGGATAGAAAAACATCAGAAAGCCAGAGATGATCTGAATAAAATCCGATTGGAATTAGATCCTAAAAGACTAGAGAAACAAAATATTGAAGAAAGTTTATTGCAATTAAATGTTATTTTAAAAGAATTAGAAACTGATCAAAAAGCTGATGAATCTTCCAATGATAAAGTACATATAGAAATTAATAATTTGAATAAACAATGGGATAGTATTTTAGATTTAATTTCTATTAAAAAAGAAGAATTTCAATTATTAGTATCTGAGAAAGGTATACAAGAGCGCACGAAATATAGATTAGAAAAAGAACAATTAAAGCTTCAAAATGATATTGCCCGTTTAGAAAGTAGGAAAGAAATTATATCCGAAAGCCGAGGGACAAATGCAATAACTTTGTTATTAGAATCTGGGATTGAAGGTATACATGGACCTGTTGCGAATTTAGGCGAAGTTGAGGATCGTTATAGGATAGCTCTTGAGGTTGCTGCTGGTGCAAGGCTTGCTCAGGTTGTTGTGGATAATGATCGAATTGCTGCAATATCAATTGATCTTTTGAAACGAAAAAGAGCTGGAAGATTGACTTTTTTACCTCTTAATAAGATTTTAAAAAACTCTCAAAATAGGTCTGATGTATTTCAGAGATCTGTTCAGACTAATATCAATAAAAATACTGGATTAATTGGAAAGGCTATTGACTTGGTTAAGTTTGATTCAATATATAAAGATGTTTTCTTATATGTATTTGGTGAGACAATTGTTTTTAGTGACTTGTCATCAGCTCGTGATCAAATTGGTATGAAAAGAGCTGTTACTTTAGAAGGTGAATTGTTGGAGAAAAGTGGAGCAATGACTGGTGGAAGTTTAAATAATAGAGCCTTGGGTTTGAGTTTTGGAAGAGTAAAAGATAACGATGATTGTGATCTTTTAAAGCATAGATTGTTAGAAGTTGGTGAGACTCTAGCTAATTGTCAAAATAACGAAAATCAACTCATCCATAAGCTAGATAATCTAAGAACTCAGCTCAGTACATTAGAACAAAAGAAAGCAGCACTTGATGCTGAAAGAGTAACTTCTGAAAGATCAAATTCGCCTTTATTAGAACGCCAAAGTAATCGCTCAAAAAGGATTGATGATCTTCAAAAATCTAAAAAAGAAAAGCTATTTCAATTAGAATCTATTAATTCGATTATTAAACCTCTAGAGTTAGTTTTATTAGAAATTGAGAAGGAAGACAAAACAATAGATAAATCAAGTGACTCATCAGTTTGGTCTAAATTACAAAATGATCTCGAAGATGCTGATAAAAATCTTCTTGCTTTTAGAAATAAAAGAGATGAGATTTCAAATAAGCAATCTCAAAACAAGCTTGCGATTGATCGATTAAATGATCAAGAGGCTTCTTTAATAAGCGAAGAAAAACGTTTAAAGGATTCTATAGATACTCTTGCTTCTGCTCATATCGCTTGGCGTGAGCAAAGCAAACTACTTAATAACAATCAGCAAGATTTGATAAATCAACAAAAAGATTTAGAAACTCGCTTTGGTGAACAACGAAGAGAAAGAGATTGCGTAGAAGCTGATGTAGCTAAAAAACGATTGAATTTACAAGAAATGAAATGGAGTCTCCAACGTTTAAGGGAAGATCAAAAAAACATGAAGGAAGAAATGCGAATGGAAACTATTCGATGTACTGAATTAGAGAAGAATCTTCCAAACCCCATTCCCGTCATCTCAGATGAAATAAGAGATAGTGGTTTGGATGCTCTACTTTCTCGATTGGAAGTTTTGCAGAAAAGAATGGAAGCATTGGAACCTGTCAATATGCTTGCATTGGAGGAATTGGCCAAATTAGATGAGAGGCTTAATGAACTTGAAAACAGACTTCAAGTTCTAACTGATGAAAGATCGGAGTTATTGCTTCGAATAGAGACAGTTGCAACTTTGCGTCAGGAGGCCTTTATGGAGGCTTTTCAGGCAGTTGATATACATTTTCGTGACATTTTTGCAAGTTTATCTGAAGGAGATGGGCATTTGCAGCTTGAAAACCCTGACGAACCCTTGGAAGGTGGCTTGACTTTGGTTGCTCATCCAAAAGGTAAGCCTGTAAGAAGGCTTGCAGCGATGTCAGGTGGAGAAAAATCCTTAACAGCTTTGAGTTTTCTTTTTGCCTTGCAACGTTTTAGACCTTCCCCTTTTTACGCCCTTGATGAGGTAGATAGTTTCTTGGATGGAGTAAATGTTGAAAGGTTAGCGGCTTTAATTGCTCAACAAGCTGAACAGGCACAATTTCTTGTCGTAAGTCATAGAAGACCTATGATTGGAGCCTCAATGAGGACTATTGGAGTTACGCAAGCGAGGGGAAATCATACTCAAGTTGTTGGGTTACCAATAGCAGCTTGA
- a CDS encoding PRC-barrel domain-containing protein — MTNTQAPQESTSDVPSDRLWLRSELMGTQVITRDTGRRLGLVGEVVVDIDRREVVALGLRDNPLTRFLPGLPRWLPLDQIRQVGDVILVDTIDSLIENFVPERFNKVINCQVITESGDQLGRVLGFSFDIETGELLTLVMGALGVPLLGEGVLSTWEMPVNEIVSSGPDRIIVYEGAEEKLKQLNSGFLEKLGVGNSGWEESERERYRVNLVPVENQLTSGESANDDQKFIEQSQEEIFEEEEMEYVELQDSEEQQYNTELRYLDEPKQPSIYSETEKDEVNYNESKIENRSNNFQAQISSQNNKNRSKISGKEEPIDVEPLEKSSIKNSQDMMSNDKELIDIEDPW; from the coding sequence TTGACCAACACGCAAGCCCCACAAGAATCAACATCTGATGTCCCTAGTGACAGATTATGGCTTCGTTCTGAGTTGATGGGGACTCAGGTTATTACACGTGATACTGGACGTAGGTTGGGTCTTGTAGGGGAAGTTGTTGTTGATATTGATCGTAGAGAAGTTGTTGCTTTGGGATTAAGAGATAATCCCTTAACGCGTTTTTTACCTGGCTTGCCAAGATGGCTTCCTCTTGATCAGATTCGTCAAGTAGGTGATGTGATTTTAGTCGATACCATAGATTCATTAATTGAGAATTTTGTTCCTGAAAGATTTAATAAGGTTATCAATTGTCAAGTTATTACTGAATCGGGAGATCAGCTGGGGAGAGTGCTTGGATTTTCTTTTGATATTGAAACTGGAGAATTACTTACTTTGGTTATGGGAGCGCTAGGCGTCCCTTTATTAGGTGAAGGAGTTTTAAGTACTTGGGAGATGCCTGTTAATGAAATTGTCAGTAGTGGTCCAGATCGAATAATTGTTTATGAGGGAGCTGAGGAGAAATTAAAACAATTAAATAGCGGTTTCCTTGAAAAGCTCGGAGTTGGTAATTCGGGATGGGAAGAGAGTGAAAGAGAAAGGTACAGAGTTAATCTTGTCCCAGTTGAAAATCAATTAACTTCTGGCGAGAGTGCAAATGATGATCAAAAATTTATAGAACAATCCCAAGAAGAAATATTTGAAGAAGAAGAGATGGAATATGTAGAATTACAAGATTCAGAAGAACAACAATACAATACAGAATTAAGATATTTAGATGAACCTAAACAGCCCTCAATTTATTCTGAAACTGAAAAAGATGAAGTAAACTATAATGAATCAAAAATTGAAAATAGATCTAATAACTTTCAGGCTCAAATCTCCTCTCAAAATAATAAGAATAGATCAAAAATTTCAGGAAAAGAAGAACCAATTGATGTCGAACCTTTAGAAAAATCATCGATAAAAAATTCTCAAGATATGATGTCTAATGATAAAGAACTTATAGATATTGAAGATCCATGGTGA
- a CDS encoding glycosyl transferase: MSHNSLAIIFVSNGPGELATWVKPLAKELHKQLELKPRVNNSSISLNLVLVPCPNATGHEIIAAKKWLRFEKIIKAKNFWELLLNPKKFGSWPPNGLVIFLGGDQFWSVLLSARFGYLHMTYAEWIARWPFWNNRILAMSERIVDKLPKRIQPRCAVIGDLTADLTETAKIDDPLPSGKWVALLPGSKSAKLKIGIPFFLDVADKISKSMPNCKFLIPLAPTTNINELKYFGSNKNPISKQYKSGIKSITKANFKEARGILITKNSTVILIQEKHPAYSDLSQCDIALTTVGANTAELGALNIPMIVVVPTQHILVMEAWDGFVGLIARLPILKWCLGLLISFIKLKKRGYMAWPNISAKKMIVPERVGHITPTQIAEETIDWLNSPTRLSGQKEDLQALRGSKGAAKKFCQQIINLLQEKKLLN; this comes from the coding sequence ATGAGTCATAATTCTTTAGCAATTATTTTTGTCTCCAATGGACCAGGTGAACTAGCGACTTGGGTTAAGCCACTCGCTAAAGAGCTTCATAAACAGCTAGAGCTAAAACCCAGAGTAAATAATTCTTCAATATCATTAAATTTAGTACTCGTTCCATGCCCTAATGCAACTGGTCATGAAATTATTGCTGCCAAAAAATGGTTGCGATTTGAAAAAATAATAAAAGCAAAGAATTTCTGGGAGCTTCTTTTGAACCCTAAAAAATTTGGTTCATGGCCACCCAACGGGTTAGTAATTTTTTTAGGAGGAGATCAATTTTGGAGCGTTCTACTTTCAGCAAGGTTCGGGTATTTACATATGACATATGCAGAGTGGATAGCGAGGTGGCCTTTTTGGAACAATAGAATTCTTGCGATGTCCGAAAGGATTGTTGATAAATTACCAAAACGAATTCAACCTCGTTGTGCAGTCATCGGAGACCTCACAGCTGACTTAACTGAAACTGCAAAAATTGATGATCCACTCCCCTCTGGAAAGTGGGTTGCTCTGCTGCCAGGTTCAAAAAGTGCGAAACTAAAAATTGGAATACCTTTCTTTCTTGATGTGGCAGATAAAATATCAAAATCAATGCCAAATTGTAAGTTCTTAATTCCTCTTGCTCCTACCACAAATATAAATGAACTCAAATACTTTGGGAGTAACAAAAATCCAATTTCAAAACAATATAAATCTGGAATAAAATCAATTACTAAAGCCAATTTTAAAGAAGCAAGAGGGATCTTGATAACCAAAAATTCTACAGTAATTTTAATACAAGAAAAGCATCCAGCATATAGTGATCTAAGCCAGTGTGATATCGCACTAACAACAGTAGGAGCAAATACTGCTGAGCTGGGAGCATTAAATATTCCAATGATTGTTGTTGTTCCTACACAACACATTTTAGTTATGGAAGCATGGGATGGTTTTGTAGGCTTAATAGCTAGATTACCAATTTTAAAGTGGTGCCTAGGGTTATTAATTAGCTTTATAAAACTGAAAAAAAGAGGATATATGGCATGGCCAAATATATCTGCAAAAAAAATGATTGTCCCAGAAAGAGTAGGGCATATAACCCCCACACAAATAGCTGAAGAAACAATTGATTGGCTAAATTCACCTACAAGGCTTTCTGGCCAAAAAGAAGATCTACAAGCACTAAGAGGTAGCAAAGGTGCAGCAAAAAAATTTTGTCAGCAAATTATAAATCTTCTTCAAGAAAAAAAGCTTTTAAATTAA
- the accC gene encoding acetyl-CoA carboxylase biotin carboxylase subunit yields the protein MPIGKLLIANRGEIALRILRSCREMGISTVAVYSTVDKNALHVQLADEAVCVGESPSSKSYLNVPNILAAATSRGVDAIHPGYGFLAENDRFAEICGDHGLIFVGPSPHAIRSMGDKSTAKSTMQKVGVPTVPGSEGLLDSVSDASKLASEMGYPVMIKATAGGGGRGMRLVSHADELENLFKAAQGEAEAAFGNPGLYMEKFIDRPRHVEVQILADRYGNVVHLGERDCSIQRRHQKLLEESPSPALDHHLRIRMGEAAVAAAKSINYEGAGTVEFLLDRHGSFYFMEMNTRIQVEHPVTELVTGMDLISEQLRIAGGEKLKFTQAEIKLEGHAIECRINAEDPSHNFRPSPGKITGWLPPGGPGVRVDSHVYTGYDIPPFYDSLIGKLIVWGRDREAALKRMERALNECAVTGITTTIDFHLKLLKRNEFIKGDVHTKFVEQEML from the coding sequence ATGCCCATAGGCAAACTGCTGATAGCTAATCGTGGCGAAATAGCTTTAAGAATTCTCCGAAGCTGTCGCGAGATGGGGATTTCTACTGTCGCTGTTTACAGTACTGTTGATAAAAATGCTTTACATGTTCAATTGGCTGATGAAGCTGTATGCGTCGGAGAGTCGCCTAGCAGTAAAAGTTATTTAAATGTTCCAAATATACTTGCTGCAGCGACATCAAGAGGAGTAGATGCTATTCATCCTGGTTATGGTTTTTTAGCTGAGAATGATCGATTTGCAGAGATTTGCGGCGACCACGGGCTTATTTTTGTCGGCCCATCTCCTCATGCAATTCGTTCCATGGGTGATAAGTCGACAGCTAAATCGACTATGCAAAAGGTTGGAGTACCTACTGTCCCTGGAAGTGAGGGCTTACTAGATAGTGTTTCAGACGCATCCAAGCTTGCCTCTGAAATGGGCTACCCAGTAATGATTAAAGCAACTGCAGGAGGCGGTGGAAGAGGCATGCGTTTAGTTAGTCATGCTGATGAATTGGAGAATCTTTTTAAAGCTGCGCAGGGTGAAGCAGAGGCTGCATTTGGTAACCCAGGATTATATATGGAGAAATTTATTGATCGCCCAAGGCATGTAGAGGTTCAGATTCTTGCTGATCGATATGGGAACGTTGTTCATCTCGGAGAAAGAGATTGCTCGATCCAAAGAAGGCATCAGAAATTATTAGAGGAATCACCAAGTCCAGCTTTAGATCATCACCTAAGAATAAGAATGGGAGAAGCAGCAGTTGCAGCAGCAAAAAGCATCAACTATGAAGGGGCTGGAACGGTGGAATTCCTTCTTGATCGGCACGGAAGTTTTTATTTTATGGAAATGAATACTCGAATACAGGTGGAACATCCTGTTACTGAGTTGGTTACTGGTATGGATCTAATTTCAGAGCAATTACGTATCGCTGGAGGGGAAAAATTAAAATTTACTCAGGCAGAAATCAAGCTTGAAGGACATGCAATTGAATGTAGAATTAACGCAGAAGATCCAAGTCACAACTTCCGACCTTCCCCAGGGAAAATTACAGGTTGGTTACCTCCTGGTGGACCTGGTGTAAGGGTTGATAGCCATGTTTACACTGGTTACGATATTCCTCCTTTTTATGATTCTTTAATAGGAAAATTGATTGTTTGGGGAAGGGATAGAGAAGCTGCACTAAAAAGGATGGAAAGAGCTTTAAATGAATGTGCAGTCACAGGAATTACCACCACTATTGATTTTCATTTGAAATTACTTAAAAGAAATGAATTTATAAAAGGAGATGTTCATACAAAGTTCGTTGAACAAGAAATGCTGTAA
- a CDS encoding YggT family protein, with product MPLLVKSLPTIHFLLGFVIGALTLAFLLRIILTWYPKINLRTGFWPIIFLPTEPVLVTTRKIVPPIGGVDVTPIIWVGLLSLFRELFLGQQGVLTQIIF from the coding sequence ATGCCTCTGTTAGTTAAAAGTCTTCCAACAATACATTTTTTATTGGGTTTTGTAATAGGTGCCCTAACCCTTGCGTTCCTTCTAAGAATTATTTTAACTTGGTACCCCAAAATAAATTTAAGAACTGGTTTTTGGCCAATTATTTTCTTACCAACTGAACCTGTACTCGTGACTACTCGAAAAATTGTTCCTCCAATAGGAGGTGTAGATGTTACTCCCATTATTTGGGTAGGTCTCTTAAGCCTTTTTCGAGAATTGTTTCTTGGTCAACAAGGTGTATTAACTCAAATTATATTTTAA
- the psbX gene encoding photosystem II reaction center protein PsbX, with the protein MAFHLLNLFLSAGTSSQAATSSAVGMIGSFLAAGALIVAPAAAALIWVSQKDALSR; encoded by the coding sequence ATGGCTTTTCATTTATTAAATTTGTTCCTTAGTGCTGGAACTTCTAGTCAAGCTGCTACAAGTTCTGCAGTTGGAATGATAGGGAGTTTTCTTGCGGCTGGAGCTTTGATAGTTGCACCTGCTGCGGCTGCCTTGATATGGGTTAGTCAAAAAGATGCATTGAGTAGATAG
- a CDS encoding Ycf66 family protein, producing MVNASLNWASIVGIVLAVCGAGLYFLRSFKPALARDYDVFFAAIGLLCGGILFFQGWRLDPILQFGQFLLAGTTVFFAYESVRLRGISTDQARRSSYFDDEPELPRSARGGLSDAGSDRNFDRFEESQPINRRFSGREDYQEEYADDENYGRRPSRAAIPEQASSRRPRNISSSEINSRGAERDRRMERFNNSESSSGRSSNFGDRRNTRQETRRGNRPSSSGQASNRGRNLSSNPPQSSSSRLNSDNFSSPSTASKRPSKSNNSIEDAAYSSVEKGVRRASRRSAPNPDQIPSNKRPSSKSSYSKSTRNSSRPRDNSSRFDD from the coding sequence TTGGTCAATGCCAGTCTAAATTGGGCCAGCATTGTTGGCATAGTTCTTGCTGTATGCGGAGCTGGCCTATATTTTCTTAGATCTTTTAAGCCAGCATTGGCAAGGGATTATGATGTTTTCTTTGCCGCTATTGGCTTGCTCTGTGGAGGAATACTTTTTTTTCAAGGATGGCGTTTAGATCCCATTCTTCAGTTTGGGCAGTTTTTGCTTGCTGGGACAACTGTTTTCTTTGCTTATGAAAGTGTTCGATTGAGAGGTATTTCAACTGATCAAGCACGAAGATCTTCATATTTTGATGATGAACCAGAGTTGCCAAGATCTGCTAGAGGAGGTTTGTCTGATGCAGGCTCTGATAGGAATTTTGATCGCTTTGAGGAATCTCAACCTATCAATAGAAGATTTTCAGGGAGAGAAGATTATCAAGAAGAATATGCAGATGATGAAAATTATGGAAGACGTCCATCGAGGGCGGCAATCCCTGAGCAGGCTTCGAGTAGAAGGCCAAGAAATATTAGTTCGTCAGAAATTAATTCTCGAGGAGCTGAAAGAGATAGAAGAATGGAACGATTTAATAATTCAGAATCCTCTTCAGGTAGAAGCTCAAATTTTGGAGATAGGCGAAATACCCGACAAGAAACTAGGCGAGGTAATCGTCCCTCTTCAAGTGGTCAAGCATCTAATCGGGGAAGAAATTTATCCTCTAATCCCCCTCAATCATCATCTTCAAGGCTAAATTCTGATAATTTCTCTAGTCCCTCAACTGCATCAAAGAGGCCTTCTAAAAGTAATAACAGTATCGAAGACGCTGCTTACTCGAGTGTTGAAAAAGGTGTAAGACGAGCTAGTAGAAGATCTGCACCAAATCCTGATCAAATCCCTTCGAATAAAAGACCATCTTCTAAAAGCTCCTATTCAAAATCAACAAGAAATTCATCGAGACCAAGAGATAACAGTTCAAGATTTGATGATTAA
- a CDS encoding chlorophyll a/b-binding protein, with translation MNSNTETNQQDNQSIEQEKTDSEITNHSPSATTNDVPEFGWSGYAERINGRFAMIGLMAVLLVEAISKISFLEWAGIINK, from the coding sequence ATGAACTCCAATACTGAGACAAACCAACAAGATAATCAGTCAATAGAACAAGAAAAAACTGATTCAGAAATTACAAATCATTCACCTAGCGCAACCACAAATGATGTTCCTGAATTTGGGTGGAGTGGCTATGCAGAGAGAATAAATGGAAGATTTGCCATGATTGGTCTAATGGCAGTTCTACTTGTTGAAGCAATTAGTAAGATATCTTTTTTGGAATGGGCTGGAATAATTAATAAATAA